CCAGAAGGGGCGTCAGAGCCGGGCCGGCCGCGGCCACCACGTGGCTGCCTCCGGCGAGGGCCGCCGCGACCTCGGGCAGCCGCGTGCTACCGGTCACGCCGTAGATCAGCGACAGGCCGAAGAGCAGGACGGCCGAGGCGGTGGCGCCGGTGAGGAAGTACTTCAGGGCGGCCTCGTTGGACTTGGCATCCTTGCGCAGGATGCCCGCCAGCACGTACGAGGAGATGGACGTGAGCTCCAGGCCGATGTAGATGGTGAGCAGATCGCGGGAGGACACCATGAACATCATGCCCAGCGTCACCGCCAGGATGATCTCATAGAACTCCATGTGCGCCCCGCGCAGGAACTTGCCCACGTAGTCCGCCGACAGCAGGATCACCAGGGCGGCGATGCCGAGCAGCACGCCGTTCATGAAGAAGGTGAACCCGTCGGCGATGATCATGCCGCCCCAGAACTCCGGCGGCCGTCCTGCGGCAATGCCCGCCTGGATCTGCGGGTCGCTGGCGGTGTACCAAATGGACAGCATCGCCAGAACCACGCCGCCCAGCGTCACCCAGACCAGGCTCCGCTTCTCCTTGAAGTAGGCATCCAGGACGATGACGACCAGGAGGGTTGCCGTGACGATCAGGTGCGGCAGAATGGCCACGTAACTGGGGTTGACCAGTTGGCTCCAACTGACGACTCCCGGCAACCTACATCCCTCCCAGCCCCATCACCTGCGTCAGCACTTCAACAGAGCTCTGCAAAAGAGCCATGACCGGCCGGGGATATACGCCGAAGAACACGATCAGCACGGCCAGCGGGGCGAAGATGATCTTCTCCTTCAGGGTGATGTCCGCCAGCCCCTGGTACTCGGGCTTGGCCTCGCCCAGCAGCACGTTCCGCATGGTGAGCAGGTGCCAGGCGGCGGTGATCACCATGCCGAGACCGGCCACCAGCACCCAGAGCCCGAACGCCGGGTAGGAGCCGGTGAGCGAGATGAACTCGCCGATGAAACCGGCCAGGCCGGGCAGGCCCAGGTTGGCGAAGGCGACAAAGGCCGTGGCGAAGGAGACGACCGGGATCGTCAGGAACATGCCGCCCAGCTTCCGCAGGTCACGGGTGTGCGTGCGCTCGTAGAACATGCCGACGGCGAAGAAGAACAGGGGCGAGATCAGTCCGTGGGCGATGGTCACGAAGTAGCCGCCCTGCAGCGCCACCTGCGCCAGCTCAGGGCTGGTGGGCGCCAGCTTGCTCGCGGCCGCCAGGGCCATGATGAAGAAGCCCATGTGGTTGACCGACGAGTAGGCGACCTGCTTCTTGAAATCCTTCTGCGCCATCGCCGCCAGGGCTGCGTAGAGGATGCCGACCACGCCGAAGACGAACAGCAGGTCCGCGTACTTGGTCGCCAGCTGCGGCAGCATCGGATGGCTGATGCGCACCATGGCGTAGGAGCCCAGCTTCAGCAGGATGCCGGCCAGCAGCATCGAGATGGGCGTGGGCGCTTCGACGTGGGCGTCAGGCAACCAGGTGTGGAACGGGAACATGGGCACCTTCACCGCGAAGCCCACCAGCAGGGCGAAGAAGGCGAAGGTGGTGAGGCCGGTGATGGGCAGCTTGGAAGAGGCCGCCGCCATCTGCAGCAGGTTGAACGTGCCGACGCCGGTGGCGACGTAGAGGTAGATGGCGCCGACCAGCATGACGGTCGAACCGATCAGGGTGTAGAGGAAGAACTTGATGGCCGCGTACTCGCGCCGCTCGCCGCCCCAGATGCCGATCAGGAAGTACATCGGCAGCAGCACGATCTCCCAGAACACGTAGAAGAGCATGAAGTCCAGGGTGGCGAACACGCCGTTGGTGCCGGTGGCCAGGATGAGCAGCAGGACGAGGTAGTCCTTCACCCGGTCCTTGATGTACCCGTAGGAGGCCAGCACGGCGAGAGGGAACAGCAGCGTCGAGAGCAGCAGCATCGTGAAGGCGAAGCCGTCCACGCCCAGCGTGTAGTGCACGCCGATGGCCTGGATCCACGGGACGTGGGTCACGAACCGCATGCCCTGGGCGTAGGGGGCCGTGGAGACCTCTGCGGTCGGCCACTGAGCGGCCAGCACCAGGGCCAGCGCGAACGGGATGAGGGTACCGATCCCCGCGAGCCAGTACAGGAGCCGCTCCTGGGTCTTCGGCACAAAGAACAGCATCACGAGGGCGAAGACCAGGGGTACAAAGATGATTAGCGACAGCATCCCCGACAGCCTCCTATCTAATCACCTGGACGAGGACCACACTGGCCACCAGCATCACCAGGAAGGTGAACATGTACTGCTGCACGTACCCGGTGGAGAGCCGGCGGAAGGCGGCGCCCAAGGCGCGGGCGATGTCGGCCCACATGTTGACCAGCGCGTCCACGACATGCTTGTCGAACCAGGCTGCAGCCTCCGATGCGTACACCGACAGGGTTCCCGACAGATTCACGAGGCCATCCACCACGTTGAGGTCGAACCAGGCGACCGCCCGGGAGAGCGCCTCCGTGGTCTTGACGGCGACGAGATCATAGAACTCATCGACATAATACTTGTTCCGGACGAGCGTGTAAACCGGCCGGAACCGGGCAATCCACGCGGCCCGGGTCTCCGGGCGGACCACCGCGTACAGGTACCAGCCCAGGAAGATGCCCAGGAGCCCTGCCGCCGTGGCCATTCCAGTTACCATCAGCTCCGTGCTGAACTCGACATGGTGCTCCAGGCCGGGCAGGTGCAGGAAGTTCTGGATGAAGACCATCCAGTCGAGGTTCGTGAAGTGGTTGAACAGCGGGGTGCCCAGCCAGCCATAGAGCGCCGCCGGAACGGCCAGGATGATCAGCGGGATCGTC
The nucleotide sequence above comes from Symbiobacterium thermophilum IAM 14863. Encoded proteins:
- a CDS encoding complex I subunit 4 family protein, translating into MLSLIIFVPLVFALVMLFFVPKTQERLLYWLAGIGTLIPFALALVLAAQWPTAEVSTAPYAQGMRFVTHVPWIQAIGVHYTLGVDGFAFTMLLLSTLLFPLAVLASYGYIKDRVKDYLVLLLILATGTNGVFATLDFMLFYVFWEIVLLPMYFLIGIWGGERREYAAIKFFLYTLIGSTVMLVGAIYLYVATGVGTFNLLQMAAASSKLPITGLTTFAFFALLVGFAVKVPMFPFHTWLPDAHVEAPTPISMLLAGILLKLGSYAMVRISHPMLPQLATKYADLLFVFGVVGILYAALAAMAQKDFKKQVAYSSVNHMGFFIMALAAASKLAPTSPELAQVALQGGYFVTIAHGLISPLFFFAVGMFYERTHTRDLRKLGGMFLTIPVVSFATAFVAFANLGLPGLAGFIGEFISLTGSYPAFGLWVLVAGLGMVITAAWHLLTMRNVLLGEAKPEYQGLADITLKEKIIFAPLAVLIVFFGVYPRPVMALLQSSVEVLTQVMGLGGM